A stretch of Aedes aegypti strain LVP_AGWG chromosome 2, AaegL5.0 Primary Assembly, whole genome shotgun sequence DNA encodes these proteins:
- the LOC5577470 gene encoding cGMP-dependent protein kinase 1, which translates to MACFAKFFSRKHGSFNLPDVGKTDDGIVPVRLSRRIYEQEFNPIANGTSRSVGKFSPKGTERESGLGSLDERLNVPNGTPWEARPVSVPQPQFERKTPLPTVKDRISASSQEPDRNVNLELLKEIQQTKILLQLALESKLREHPNNDDRHQLVKLEKEIKELQNRISKSTIVPEPVQESVIVRQNAHPTARASPQPSHGPPRSNLPPPKSSLSRQISTIPTQAWEASETSDDYDTIPPSKSKVQSVPEVTSSEEEDEDEEIPDTQDDTSQDEEPTPPKLPPPRVPSMVDDMINLSVPLSMVSNEIEKAQQAPPVPSGPPPKRMPPPTPEKEVTLGTPTQRDSEDSLPPPKIEELNSSRTAGILKKVRKEGVLSDKTEVKGSREIVIPSHPKRTEDELLIRKAITANEFLNNLMDEERLKAVTDAMSPMAFPPNSYIIKEGDIGAHFFVSADGTYEVVAENKVIKSFGRGVVFGELAILYKAKRFASIRVTTEAKVWMLERKVFQKIMMKSGRKEREENVKFLSTVSILKDLQTEKLHKISDLLKREFYATGSTIIQQGDPGDKFYIIRGGSVNVIKTDRHGVDKLVGTLQRGAYFGEQALLHEDRRLASIIANPPGTECLTLNRIAFNEFLGGLEQLREIKLSDDLPRISGDKNTSSEYDHIQLHDLTYIGTLGIGGFGRVELVRYQKQKTFALKYLKKIEMVRQQQQEHAYSEKDIMLSCNSPFIVRLYKTYRDKKYLYFLMEACLGGDVWTILQKSKHFDERTARFMAGCVVEAFEYLHSRNMIYRDLKPENLMLDEQGYIKLVDFGFAKRIGANQKTWTFAGTPEYVSPEIILNKGHDRAVDYWALGVFIHELLVGKPPFRGKNHMKTYNAILRGIDIIELPSRIPKKAQVLIKRLCRQIPAERLGYGKNGIADIKNHPWFSGFEWQRLKERTLPAPLVRPIQSDTDLSNFDEYPKDQDEPPDETSGWDINF; encoded by the exons CCCGTTCGATTGAGTCGGAGAATCTACGAGCAGGAGTTCAATCCCATCGCCAATGGTACATCCAGATCCGTAGGAAAATTTTCACCGAAAGGTACAGAGCGAGAATCTGGTTTGGGCAGTTTAGACGAGCGATTGAATGTGCCTAACGGAACTCCATGGGAGGCAAGGCCTGTGTCAGTTCCACAGCCACAATTCGAACGAAAAACTCCATTGCCAACCGTGAAAGACCGCATTAGTGCCAGTTCCCAAGAACCAGACCGGAACGTTAATCTCGAGCTACTCAAGGAAATTCAGCAAACTAAAATACTCCTCCAGCTGGCGCTTGAATCAAAGCTTCGAGAGCACCCGAACAATGATGACCGCCATCAGCTGGTTAAGCTGgagaaagaaatcaaagaacTTCAGAACCGTATCAGCAAAAGTACTATCGTGCCTGAACCAGTACAGGAATCAGTTATCGTTAGACAAAATGCACATCCAACCGCTCGGGCTAGTCCACAACCTTCACATGGTCCGCCCCGTTCGAATCTCCCGCCACCAAAATCGTCACTCAGTAGGCAAATTTCGACGATCCCAACGCAAGCCTGGGAAGCGAGTGAAACATCCGATGACTACGACACGATACCACCGTCGAAATCAAAGGTTCAATCCGTCCCAGAAGTCACCAGCTccgaagaagaagacgaagatgaagaaattcctgacacTCAGGATGACACCTCTCAAGATGAGGAACCAACTCCTCCCAAGTTGCCACCACCGAGAGTACCCTCCATGGTAGACGACATGATAAACCTTTCCGTTCCTTTGAGTATGGTTAGCAACGAAATCGAGAAAGCACAGCAAGCACCTCCGGTCCCATCAGGACCACCACCAAAACGAATGCCTCCACCAACTCCAGAGAAAGAAGTTACTCTTGGTACTCCGACTCAGAGAGATTCGGAGGACTCGCTACCTCCACCAAAAATTGAAGAACTGAACAGCAGTCGCACGGCAGGGATTCTTAAAAAGGTACGCAAGGAAGGTGTTCTGTCTGACAAAACCGAAGTAAAGGGTTCCCGTGAAATTGTCATTCCTAGTCATCCGAAGCGAACAGAAGACGAACTGTTGATACGGAAGGCTATTACGGCTAACGAATTTCTAAACAACCTGATGGACGAGGAACGGTTAAAGGCGGTTACGGACGCTATGAGCCCGATGGCCTTTCCACCCAACAGCTACATCATCAAGGAAGGTGACATTGGGGCACATTTCTTCGTATCGGCAGATGGAACCTACGAGGTAGTGGCTGAGAACAAGGTCATCAAGTCTTTCGGACGGGGTGTCGTCTTCGGCGAGTTGGCTATTCTGTACAAAGCTAAGCGCTTCGCCAGTATTCGAGTCACTACGGAGGCCAAAGTTTGGATGCTGGAACGGAAGGTGTTCCAGAAAATTATGATGAAAAGTGGAAGGAAGGAGCGAGAAGAGAATGTCAAGTTCTTGAGTACGGTGTCCATATTGAAGGACCTTCAAACAGAGAAGTTGCACAAAATATCGGATCTGCTGAAAAGG GAGTTCTATGCAACCGGATCTACGATCATTCAGCAGGGTGATCCGGGTGATAAGTTTTATATCATCCGGGGAGGAAGTGTAAATGTGATAAAAACCGATCGGCACGGAGTGGATAAACTGGTCGGTACTCTGCAGCGGGGAGCATACTTTGGTGAACAGGCCCTACTTCACGAAGATCGACGACTGGCCAGTATTATTGCAAATCCCCCTGGAACAGAATGTTTGACGTTGAATAGGAt AGCTTTTAATGAATTTCTTGGTGGATTGGAGCAACTGAGGGAGATAAAGCTGTCGGACGACCTACCCAGAATTTCCGGTGATAAAAATACATCTTCTG AGTACGACCACATTCAGCTGCACGATTTGACCTACATCGGCACTTTGGGTATCGGAGGTTTCGGGCGGGTCGAATTGGTGCGGTACCAAAAGCAGAAAACGTTTGCTCTCAAGTATCTAAAGAAGATTGAGATGGTACGTCAACAGCAACAGGAACATGCCTACAGCGAAAAGGATATCATGCTGAGCTGCAATAGCCCGTTTATCGTGAG ATTGTACAAAACGTATCGTGATAAAAAGTATTTATACTTCCTCATGGAAGCCTGCCTGGGAGGCGACGTTTGGACCATTCTACAGAAGAGTAAACATTTCGACGAACGGACGGCACGCTTCATGGCCGGATGCGTGGTGGAGGCCTTCGAGTACCTGCACAGCCGCAATATGATCTACCGGGACTTGAAACCGGAAAATCTGATGCTGGACGAGCAAGGCTACATCAAATTG GTGGATTTCGGTTTCGCAAAGCGCATCGGTGCCAATCAAAAAACCTGGACTTTTGCGGGCACTCCCGAATACGTTTCGCCGGAAATTATCCTTAACAAAGGCCACGACAGAGCTGTGGATTACTGGGCACTGGGCGTTTTCATCCACGAACTATTGGTTGGCAAACCACCGTTTCGGGGAAAAAATCACATGAAAACCTATAACGCCATTCTGCGAGGAATTGATATTATTGAGCTACCGTCGAGGATTCCGAAAAAAGCCCAAGTGTTGATTAAAAGACTTTGTCGACAAATTCCAGCCGAGAGGCTCGGGTACGGCAAAAACGGAATTGCCGATATTAAAAACCATCC GTGGTTCTCGGGCTTTGAATGGCAGCGGTTGAAGGAGCGCACCCTACCGGCTCCTCTGGTGCGCCCAATCCAATCCGACACCGATCTGTCCAACTTCGACGAGTACCCGAAGGATCAGGACGAGCCACCGGATGAGACGTCCGGGTGGGACATCAATTTTTAA